The genomic stretch TCTGCTGATGTTAAATAAGCAGGCGTTACACCAAAACGGCCCGATGCAATTTGTTTGATTTTCGAGTTGCGGATAGTACCGTAACGCGCTGGATCTTCACCGCCCTCACCTGAGTTCGAGCGACCACCAATCGTGTTCATGGCAATCGCAATCGCTTCATGTGCTTCAGGGGACAGTGCACCCAAAGACATGCCGGCAGAGTCAAAGCGAGGCAGGATCTTTTCCACAGATTCCACTTGTTCGACTGGAATCGAATTATCTGTTTTTAGTTTGAACAGGTCACGAATCGTGGCGATCGGACGATTGTTCACCAATTCTGCATATTCTTTAAAATCTGCGTAGTTCCCAGAACGTACTGCTTTATGCAGTGAGTTGATCACGTCTGGGTTAAAGGCATGGTATTCCTTGCCGAATACAAATTTCAGCAGACCGCCCTGATCAATTGGCTTACGATTTTTCCAGGCAATATCCGCCAACTGTTTCTGATCATTTTCAAGATCAATAAAGGTTGCACCCTGAATACGGCTTGGTACACCGATGAAGCATTTATCCACTACTTCATTGGATAAGCCCACTGCTTCAAACAGCTGACCGCCACGGTAAGAGGCAACTGTTGAAATACCCATCTTAGACAGGACTTTCAGCAAGCCTTTTTCAATACCCTTACGGAAGTTGTTTTGCGCATAAATCGGGTCACCCAATAATTCACCTTTCGCGACCAGATCATTGATCACGTCATAAGCCAGGTACGGGTAGATGGCTGTCGCACCAAAACCAAGTAGCACGGCAAACTGATGTGGATCACGGGCAAAACCGGTTTCAACAATCAGGTTGGCATCGGTACGCAAACCAGTCTTGATCAGGTGATGATGCACCGCACCGGTGATCATAAAGGCATTGGCAGGCAAGTAACCTTCACGGATTTTCTTGTCGGAAAGCACTAGTAAGGTTTTACCATCACGAATGGCTTGTGCAGATTCTTCACAAATACGCGTAATCGCTGCTTCCAGACCTTCGGTTTCAGCATAGTTCAAGTCAATATCTGCAATTTCATAACCGGCACGACCCAGCGTACGGATCTGATGCATTTTCGAATTAGAAAGTACAGGACTGGAAATGATCAAGCGGTCTGCATGCTCAGACCCTTGCTCAAAGACGTTTTGTTCACGACCTAAACAGGTTTCCAGTGACATCACAATCGATTCACGTAGCGGATCGATCGGCGGGTTGGTCACCTGTGCAAACTGCTGGCGGAAATAATCCGACACATGGCGCACCTGACGAGACAATACTGCCATTGGGGTATCATCACCCATTGAACCTACAGCTTCCTGACCGCTTTCAGCAATCGGACGCAATAACTGGTCACGCTCTTCAAAGGTCACCATGAACATTTTTTGTGCCGCTTTCAGGCCATCACCTTTTAAGCCTTGATCACATAAATATTCTTCCAGCTCTGGACTGCCTTGCAAACGCACAGAATTTTCACGTAACCATTCACGGTATGGACGCATACGTTTCAGATGATTATTGACATCTTGCGTATCCAGTACCTTGCCAGTCTGCGTGTCGATGACTAGCATCTGGCCTGGGCCGACACGGCCTTTAGAAATCACATCTTCAGGTTGGTAACCCCATACGCCAATTTCAGAAGCCAGCGTGATATAACCATTTTTGGTAATCACCCAACGCGCAGGACGCAGACCGTTACGATCCAGCATACAGATCGCATGACGCCCATCCTGAATCACCAAACCTGCAGGACCATCCCAGGCTTCCATGTGTTTTGAGTTGAATTCGTAGAAAGCACGAAGATCAGCATCAAGCGTTTCCACGTTCTGCCAGGCAGGCGGAACCAGCATACGGAGTGCACGGAACAGATCCATGCCACCGCCAACCAGAATCTCCAGCATGTTGTCCAGGCTTGAAGAATCTGAACCGGTACGGTTCACAATTGGATTTAGTTCAGTTAAACCTGGCAATAATGGATTTTCAAATTTCGGCACACGCGCCATGGCCCAGTTACGGTTCGCGGTAATAGTGTTGATTTCACCATTGTGCGCCAGGTAACGGAACGGTTGTGCCAACGGCCAGCGTGGCAAGGTATTGGTCGAGAAGCGCTGATGGAAAACCACAATATGTGATTCCAAACGTGGATCAGCCAGATCTGTATAAAAATCTGCAATCGCTTCTGGCATCATCAAGCCTTTATAGCTGATCACTGTTGAACATAAAGTAGTGACATAGAAAGACGTATCATTCACCAACAATTGTTCTGTACGACGACGTGCCAGGAATAACTTACGGTTAAATTCAACCTCAGTCACACCCATTGGACAGTTAACAATAATCTGTTCAAATGCCGGCATCGATTGCAATGCAATTTCACCCAGTGCATCGACATTGGTCGGAATTACACGCCAAGCCAGAACGATTAAACCTTCAGCTTCAATCTCTTTGTTTAAAACCTGTTTGGCATGTGCAGCAAGTGCCGGATCAAGATTTAGAAACACCGAACCCACAGCAAACACTTCACTTAAGGTGGTATCACTTAAGCGTTTCGCTTCTTCACGGAAGAATTTTTTCGGCATCGCCAAGAGCAAGCCACAACCATCCCCGGTTTTGCCATCCGCGGCAATACCACCACGGTGGGTCATACAACTCAAACTATGAATCGCGGTCTTGACGAGATCATGGCTAGCATCACCCTGCATATGGGCGATCAAACCGAAACCACAGTTATCTTTAAACTCATCCGGTTGGTATAAACCTTGAGCGGGAGCTACATTGTTAGGCGATGGCATGTGCATAGCGTACCCTTCTTTCACGAAGCCTCAACAGGCTGTTAAACAATCTAAATTTTTCTCTGCGCTGGCGTCTAATGGACTTTCGAAGACCGTCTTGGTAGAGCAAAACTATTTTTCTTTATTTCTTCAGACTAGTCCTTTTTTAGACTAAATGCATAACAAATAAAGTTTATTCTGCTCATGAATAACATAAAAATCTGGAATAAATATGACATTCATATGGTGTCATCGAATCATTTTTCGCGCTAAAACAGGGAGATTAATTCAATTCATGCACCAATAAAGCAAATTCCATGCCAACAAACAGCGCATAAATTAAAACAATACAGATGACAAAGATTTAGCGCAGAACAGCACTCTAAGGGTTAATTTTAATGTGCATTTTTTGCACCAAAAGCGCTCATTTTTAATTCTGTAATTTTTTGGATGCGCTATTTTAGACCGGACTAATTAAATGGATCACTAATCTCATTATTTTGAGGACGAGGATTACTGCCCTGAGCAGGTCGATTATTGTTATTTTGCGGTTGAGGCGTGCCTTCTACAGCACTTTCAGATTTCTGTACATCGACCACATTTCCCGATGAATCACGGCGCACAATTGTGGTACTGGTAGTCGCAGCATCAGAGCTACGCGGCTTGGACTCAGTTTGGGTTTGCTGCTGTCTAAGTCGTACCGATTCATCTACTTTCGGCAAAGGCACATTTTTCAAACGAATTTCGTAAAGCTTTTGATTACTAGCCAATTCCTCTGAACCCAGATTATTGACCAGACTAACATATTGCTGCATTGCTACAACTTCAGGCTTGACTGAGGCCGGTAAATTTAACTTCAGTGTAGATAAAGCCTGATTGGCTTGCGCCGCCGTCTTATATTGACCATATAACAATACATATTGTTCTGGCTGATTTTCACCCGAGATTCTTAAATAAATAAAAGGTTTACGATCGGACTGTTTTTTAAGAAAACTTTTTAAAATGGCTTCATTGGTCACACGAAATAATTCAATGGCGTGCTGGTTTTTCGCTTCATTGACAAATTTGGTACCACGGAATTCCGGCTCATGACTGGCATTCACGACGGTACGCGTATTTAGGTCCAGTGGTTTCACTTCCTGAAAAAGTGCACCAAGATGGGTCATTGTGGCGACTTTTTCTGGTTGAATCTGCAACTGAACTTCAGTTTCAGGCTTTTTTTCAATTTCGACGACATCATCTGAATCAGTCACCGCCCAAAAGACCAAGGCAGCAAATAGGCAGCATACACCACAGACCAGCCAGAAATAATGCTGAATCTTTTGCCAAGGAGTATGTAATGCTGCCATAAAACTAAACCTATGCCTGACTGGCTAAAATTGCCTGTTTCATTAACTCGAGATCAAAGTCTCGGGTAATCACTGCTTCGCCTAATTGCTTTAATAACACCAGACGCAATTGTCCATTTAAGACTTTTTTGTCATGGGCCATATAGGCCAGAAAATCATCCAGAGGGATTTTAGGACAAACCACAGGAAGTTTGGCACGAGAAATGATTTTTTTTGTACGTTCTAAATCTTCTTGAGAAATCCAACCCATACGCTGTGACAGATCCGCAGCCATCACCATACCGGTGGCAACAGCCTCGCCATGTAGCCAGACACCATACCCCAGATAAGATTCAATCGCATGTCCAAAAGTATGCCCCAGATTCAATAGAGCACGTTCCCCTTGCTCTTTTTCATCATTGGCGACAATCCGGGCCTTGTGCGCACAGGAACGATAAACGGCCTCAGCCAGTAGTTTCTCATCACGACTGACCAGAGCATCCATATTCTCTTCAAGCCAGAGCAGAAATGATTCATCACCGAGTAGCGCATATTTAATCACTTCAGCCAAACCCGCCGCAAGTTCACGATCGGGTAAAGTAGAAAGTTGCGACATATCGGCCAGCACCACTTGCGGTTGCTGGAACGCACCAATCATGTTTTTACCCTGTGGATGATTAATCCCGGTTTTTCCACCGACACTGGAATCGACTTGAGACAGTAAAGTCGTCGGTACCTGAATGAAATACACGCCACGCTGGAAACATGCCGAAGCAAAACCGGCCATATCGCCAATCACACCACCACCGAGCGCAAGCACCGTACAGTCCCGGTTAAAACCAGCTTCAAGCAATGCATCAAAGATCAGATTCAGATGCTGGCTATCCTTATATTTTTCACCATCGGGCAAAATACAGGTCGCAACATGCTTGTCTAAAGCTGCAATCGCAGTTTGATAATGCTGCAAATAAAGTGGTGCAACCGTGGTATTGCTCACAATCATCACTTGCTTGCCATGAATATAGGGAGCCAATAAGGCCTGTGGATCAAGATCGCTCCCGATAAAAATAGGGTAACGACGTTCTCCGAGTTCTACATATAAGGTTTGCATGTTTGATTAACCACTTTATTCAATGAACTTAGTTTTTGGAAGTAATGAGATTGAGAATCCGCTGCGCCAGATCTCGTGCCGCACCCTGATTGGTCTCAATGATATGATGTGCCACTTCCCGATACAAGGGATCACGAACTGCCAATAAATCACGTAACTTTTGTTCCGGATTTTCGACTTGGAGGAGTGGACGATTTTTATCGCGATAGGTACGCTGCAGTTGAATTTCAACCGGCGTATAAAGATAAACAACGATTCCGCGCTGTTTCAGATAGTCCCGATTCAAGACCTGAGTAATGGCACCACCGCCAGTGGCTAAAACTAAATGGGGGCGTGAAGTCAGTTCATTAATTACAGCAGTTTCACGGTCACGAAAACCCTGTTCCCCTTCTTTCTCAAAAATCCAGGGAATCGTCGCACCTGTTTTACGTTCAATTTCATGATCGCTATCTAGAAATTCGCGTCCTAACAATTCTGCGAGATGTCGTCCTACTGTTGTTTTACCGGCCCCCATCGGCCCTACCAAATAAAGATTTGGTAGGGTTTCAAACTCTTTGCTTGGCAAGGAGTCACCTATTCGTTTTGTTAAATTCAAAATATATTAATGATTTCTTGAAACACTGTCATTAACAATTCGAGGTGTAACGAAAATCAGCAACTCACGCTTGTTATCCGATTTTAAATCTTTACGGAATAAACGTCCTACATAAGGAATATCCCCCAAGAATGGCACCTTGGTTTGTGCATTACGGGTTTCCTGCTCAAAAATACCACCTAGAACTACTGTTTCACCATTATCAACCAAGACATTGGTATTGATCTGGTTTTTGTTAATAGTAAGCTGTCCAGTCGGTGTCGGATTACCCGGCGAATCACTGGTAATATTGAGTTCCATCTGCACTTTACCATCTGGCGTAATACTTGGCGTCACATCCAGACTTAAGGTGGCATCAATAAACTCAGTAGTGGACACAGCATTAGCACCTCCACCTTCAGCAGATTGATACGGAATTTGTGAACCAGAGGCAACAGTTGCTTTCTGCTTATCCGCAGTCAGTACTTTAGGGGTAGAAATCACCTCACCATAGCCATCTGCCTGAAGTGCAGAAAGCTCAAGATCCAGCATAAAATCCGATAGACTGATTAGACCAAAAGCAATACGACTTGCACCCGGACTGGTTACACCCAAGTCTACATTAAGGTTTTGTGGACGTTGAATCTCATAAGTATATCCACCTAAATCACTTTCTTGGGGATCTCTGAGATCCCATAACGTCGTGTCACTACCACCGACCAGAAGGCTATCATTGTTGGTAATCCCTTGAGATAGAATCCCCCACTTCACTCCCATTTCTTTGGTGAAGTCAGTGGTAGCTCGCACAATACGTGCTTCGACCATCACCTGCTTGACCTGTACATCGAGCAAGTCTACCATATTCCGGATTTTATCAATAAAGAGCTGGGTATCATTCACAATAATAGTATTGGTTCGTGCATCAATAGACACAGAGCCACGTGAACTCAATAAGCTTTCTCTCTCATCATTATTTGTAGTGTTACTCGAACTACCTGAACTAGATGCGCCTTTATTCTGCGTAATCAGTTTCTCAATATCAGCGGCTTTGGCATAACTGAGCTGCATATATTCCGTTTGGATAGGCGCAAGTGCAACACTCTGCTTAATCGCCTTAGCTTCTTCCTCTTCAGCCTTTATCAGCTCTGTAACTGGTGCGATCCAGATCACATTGCCATTGCGCCGTTTATCCAGATTTTTGGTTTTCAGCACAATATCCAGCGCCTGATCCCAAGGTACCTCTTTCAAGCGCAAAGTAATATTGCCTTGTACACTGTCTGCGGCCACCATATTAATATCAGTGAAGTCAGCTAAAAGCTGTAAAACACGACGGACTTCGATATCCTGGAAATCTAAGGAAATTTTCTTGCCGGTATAAGCCACAGTTTTAGGACGTAATGGGCTCTTAGCTTCCGGACGTTTCAAGCTGATGGTCAGCTTGTTATCAGTCTGATAAGCCATATATTCATAACTTTCCGCAGACTGAATCGTAATGACTCCTGAACCATTTTGATTCACAGCATCCACACTTGATACCGGAGTCGCAAAATCAGTCACATTAAGACGGCGGGTCAAATGAGCCGGAATCTTGGAACCTAAAGTGCGCACAATAACCTTGGTACCCTGCTGCTGTACATCAACAGGAGTATTATTCCCTAATAGATCAATAACGACCTGGCCTTCACCTTGCGCACCGCGCTGGAAACCAATATTGCTAATACCCTGAGCCGACTGTTGCTGCACAGGTTGAGCTATGGCTACAGGAGTTGCCGAATTAATTTTAAGAATAAAAGTATTGCCTTCTACTCGAGTGGTAAAGGCACCTGCATCTGTCAGATTAACCGTCAAACGGGCACGCTGTGCATCCGAAGTGACCTCCACTGAACTGGCTTCACGCGTTGCGACCGGAATTTTGCTTTGTTTTAAATTCTGTTGGGCCTTGTCAAAGTCCAGAATCAAACGTGACGGTGATTCTAATTGGTAGGCTTGTGGTTGTGGTGGCAAACCATTGAACATCACCCGAATCTCAGTTCCTTGTCCAGGAAGCTGCATGGGTACTACATTGGTCATTGAAACCTGCGCACTGGCCGCTTGCATCACTGCAATCGCAACAGCACCCATGGAAAACTGACGAAACACACGATTCATTGTATTAACATCCCCAAAAATAAATTCTTTAATACTCTTATTCATTGTTATTCCTTTAAAACTCATGGCGCCGGCCCGATAAGAACCAGACTTCGCGGACGTTCCACATATCCTTCACGGCCATCTGGAATAATCTCAATCAAATCGATCTGTGTTGGTGTAATTCCAACCACACGACCATGATTAAGTCCCATATAGCTACCACGTTGGATCCGCTCAACCTCACCATCAGGCGTCTGGATTAAAGCCAGAATCTGTCCTGCCTGATTGCGCATACTGCCTTTCATGGTCAACGTTTCGAGCGGATAACTTTCTAGCGGTTGCAGTTGACGTGATAGGTTTGGATAAACCCGTTTCCCCGCCATAATTTTCAGTTCAGCCGCCAGAGAGCTTGGTAAAAAAGGACTTTTAATCTGATGTGCTGCATAGCTGAAGGTTTCAACTGGCATAAAATCAGGAGCCGGTTCAATCGGCAAAGGCGGCTGATTACGAATATTGGCCATTTCCTGATTGACAGCATCAATGCGTGAATCGCATCCCAATAATAAAAACCCAAGTGTTAAAGCCGAAGTAATCTTAATGTTCTTCATTACTGCGCCCCCTGAGTAGTGCTATTAGCTGCAGCGCTTTCCGCATTACCGACATAACGATAAGTTTTGGCTTTCACCACATAATCAATGACCGGAATTTCAGATTTTTTCTCTTTGTTTTCAGTACCGGTAATGGTGAAATCATGCAGTGTGACAATACGCGACAAGCCGGCAATACTGCTGACAAAAGAACCAAAAGCGTGATAATCCCCAGTCGCTTCAATTGCAATCGGCTGTTCAATAAAGAATTCTTGTTTAATTTCAGGTTCCAGACGGATATTTTTAAACTTCAGGCCTGAATTCACACCGCTCAGGTTAATATCTTCAACCAGACCCGGAATCTCAGTTTCTTTCGGTAACTGTTCTAACTGCTGGTTAAAACGAGCTTCCATTTCCTGAAGCTGGATTTGATATTGTTGTAAGTTGCGTAATTTGGATTCTTTTTCACGAAATTCATTCAGCAGGTTTTGTTCCTGAGCACTGGCTTGTGAAATCGATTCAATCGTGCTTCTGATCATGACAAAGTAAATCACCGCAAATGCCAATGCAGCAATGAAGATCCAGCAGGTAATTTTGACCGACAAAGGCCAGCTACCATAATTGTTTGGATCTAATGTATTGAATTGCTGAAAAAACTTTTCAACAGTCATTTTGTTTTTGGGTACAGCGACGACATCCTGGCTGAACTCATCGAATTCTTCATTACTCATGATGATGCCCCCGTAGTTGTAGCGACTGCTTGTTGTTCTTCGTTAAGTACTGGCTGAGCGATTTGATCCAGATCTACCGTCACGGTAAAACTGCCATAGGACTCTTCCACACGTGGAATAATCGAGCTAGGTGCCTTTTCTTTTGCTTCTTCAGCCACTAGGAAAGCGTTCATAAAGGCATTTCGATACCAAGATGAAGCTTCCAGATTACGGAGCAGTTCTGCGACCGTATTTGGACTCTCAGCTCGACCTTCAATAGTAAACTTGTCACCGGTACGCTGGAATTTGGTGATATACATATTGCTTGGGGTCACCCGTACAATTTCATCAATCAAATGCACCGCAATCGGACGCTGAGTTTGTAGACCCTGAATCAGTTTCATCCGTTCAACAATCGCATTACGCTGTTCTTGTAAACCTTCAAGCGCCTTTAACTGCACATCCAGATTCTGGTTAGTACTTTGAATCAGCTGATTGGCCTGCTCCTGATCTTGAAGCTTGTGATCATAATAAAACCAGGTTGAACCCGCTGCCGCTAATCCCAAGAAAAGCGCCCCCACGCAGATTGCCACGAATTCATTATTTCTTTTAATTCTTAGCTCATCACGCCAAGGAAGTAAGTTAATTCTTGCCATTAATCAAAACTCCTTAATGCCAAACCGCATGCAACCATGAGTGATGACGCGTCATTTTCAATTTTTTTAATATCAATTTGAGGAGAAAAGCCCATTTGCAAAAATGGATTCGCGATCGTGACACGGTAACCGAGTTTTTGTTGTAATAATTTTGCCAGACCTGGAATATTGGCATTCCCGCCGGCCAGTAAAATATGGTCAATCTCATTAAACTGAGAAGATGAAAAGAAGAATTGCAATGAACGGGCTGCCTGTTGTACCACGGCATCCAGGAATGGCTCTAGCACTTCAATATCATAATCATCCGGTAAAGCACGGGTTTTTTTAGCACGTCCAGCTTCTTCAAAGGATAATCCATAGCGATTCTGAATTTCCTGAGTCAATTGCTTGCCGCCAAACACCTGCTCACGGGTATAAATAATCTTGTTGTTCTGCATCACCGACAAGGTCGTCATACTATGACCAATATCTAAGATACCAACCGTATTGACCCCCATCGGCAAAGTATCCGAAAATACTTTGAAGGCATTTTCCAGCGCAAAACTTTCTACATCTGCAATCTTAGGCGTTAGACCAGAAATTTCCAAAACTTCAGAACGTGCTTCGACATTTTCAATTCGGGTAGCGACCAATAGCACATTGACCCGGTTTGGATTAGTAAGACGGTCTGGCAGAACTTCAAAGTCCAGACTCGCTTCATCGAGTGGGAAAGGAATGTATTGTTCCGCATCTTCACGAATCTGAACTTCACGTTCGTCATCCGACATGTCTGCATCCATCTCAATGATTTTGGTAATGACCATTGAAGTTGGAATCGCAAAAGCGGCCTGATTCGACTGGGTATTACCCAAATTAATTGCACGCCCAAGGGCATCAGCGACAGCTTCTGGGTTTAAGATGTTTTTTTCAACAACACTGTTTTCCGATAATGGGATCAAAGCATAGCTCTCTACCCAGTAACGGCCACTTTTTACAGAAAGTTCTAAAACCTTAACAGAAGTCGAACTAATATCGACTCCTATTAAACCCTTATTTGGTTTACGATATAACCTGCGCACAATATACTTCCTATTATTTTTTTGTCCCCAATTTAATCTAACTTACCAATTGGTCCAGTCTATAATTTTATATAGATACAATAACTCATCTAACAATATGGATATCGACAGGATATACTGACCGGTAATTAGTTCGCCATTAGCTCTTATTAAAACTTACTTGTTATGAAAAAGCTATCTTGTTCAGGCCTTGTTCATCCATTTTTTTTGATCATTATCATTATACTGATCTCAATTCCGATGGGTTTCTATGGCATGTATCTCTATATTGCCCCATCTTTGCCTGAAATGTCTACGCTTAAAAAGGCACCTTTATTAAAGCCTTTACAAGTTTTTAGTTCAGATAATGAATTAATTGCTGAATATGGAGGCAAGCTTTCTGTTCCCGTGAAATATGAACAAATTCCACCCGAATTTATTCATGCTTTCCTCGCCGCTGAAGATTCCAGCTTTTTTGAGCATAGCGGAATCAGCTTTAAAAGCTTGGGACGCGCACTCAGTGAGACGGTGACTGGCTCGGATGTACAGACCGGCGGTTCGACCATTACCATGCAAGTGGCAAAAAACTATTACCTTAGTCCTGAACGGACGCTGAAGCGCAAACTGACGGAAATTTTTCTGGCCCGTAAAATTGAGCAAAACTTAACTAAAGAAGAAATTCTGACCTTGTATGTCAATAAAATTTTCCTGGGGAAAAATGCTTACGGCATCGCAGCAGCAGCTAAAATTTACTATAATAAGAGTTTAGAAGAGCTTTCAATTGCACAAATGGCCATGATCTCTGGCCTGCCTAAAGCACCTTCTCGATATAATCCGGTCGCCAATCCCAAGCGCGCCCTGGAACGTCGTAACTGGATTCTGGGCCGTATGCTGCAACTGGGCTATTTAAATCAGAGCCAGTATCAGCAAGCCATTGCTGAACCGGTAAATTTAGATATGCCTGATCGGAGTACCCGTAATAAATTCCCGTATGTCGGCGAAATGGTACGTTCTGAACTGGTACAAAACTTTGGTGAACAGGCGGTAGATTCTGGTTATAAAGTCTATACCACCATCCATAGTGAACGTCAGGCCTATGCGGAGCAAGCCGTACAGGAAGGTTTAGAAGCCTATGACCGTCGACATGGCTGGCGTGGTGCTGAAGCACATGATCAACCCCTCGATAAGTTCCGTGCCTATGCCAACACCTATCCTGCGCAAGTAACTCAGGTGAGTAATTCCAGTTTTGAAGCACTCATGCAGGACGGAAGCAGCGTGACCGTGCCCTGGTCAGGTATGTCCTGGGCGCGTCGCTTTCGTAACGTCAACAGTGTAGGTGGTGCACCGAGCAAAGCGTCCGAGATTGTCAAAGTCAAAGATATTGTTCGTTTAAGACCCAATGAAAATAAAACCTCGTGGTCATTGGTGCAGATCCCCAATGTGCAAGGACAATTGATTGCCATCAACCCAAATAATGGTGCGATTGAAGCCATTGTCGGGGGATATAACTTTTATCAGTCGAAATTTAACCGTGCAATCCAAGGCTGGCGTCAACCCGGCTCTACCATTAAGC from Acinetobacter lwoffii encodes the following:
- the gltB gene encoding glutamate synthase large subunit, with amino-acid sequence MPSPNNVAPAQGLYQPDEFKDNCGFGLIAHMQGDASHDLVKTAIHSLSCMTHRGGIAADGKTGDGCGLLLAMPKKFFREEAKRLSDTTLSEVFAVGSVFLNLDPALAAHAKQVLNKEIEAEGLIVLAWRVIPTNVDALGEIALQSMPAFEQIIVNCPMGVTEVEFNRKLFLARRRTEQLLVNDTSFYVTTLCSTVISYKGLMMPEAIADFYTDLADPRLESHIVVFHQRFSTNTLPRWPLAQPFRYLAHNGEINTITANRNWAMARVPKFENPLLPGLTELNPIVNRTGSDSSSLDNMLEILVGGGMDLFRALRMLVPPAWQNVETLDADLRAFYEFNSKHMEAWDGPAGLVIQDGRHAICMLDRNGLRPARWVITKNGYITLASEIGVWGYQPEDVISKGRVGPGQMLVIDTQTGKVLDTQDVNNHLKRMRPYREWLRENSVRLQGSPELEEYLCDQGLKGDGLKAAQKMFMVTFEERDQLLRPIAESGQEAVGSMGDDTPMAVLSRQVRHVSDYFRQQFAQVTNPPIDPLRESIVMSLETCLGREQNVFEQGSEHADRLIISSPVLSNSKMHQIRTLGRAGYEIADIDLNYAETEGLEAAITRICEESAQAIRDGKTLLVLSDKKIREGYLPANAFMITGAVHHHLIKTGLRTDANLIVETGFARDPHQFAVLLGFGATAIYPYLAYDVINDLVAKGELLGDPIYAQNNFRKGIEKGLLKVLSKMGISTVASYRGGQLFEAVGLSNEVVDKCFIGVPSRIQGATFIDLENDQKQLADIAWKNRKPIDQGGLLKFVFGKEYHAFNPDVINSLHKAVRSGNYADFKEYAELVNNRPIATIRDLFKLKTDNSIPVEQVESVEKILPRFDSAGMSLGALSPEAHEAIAIAMNTIGGRSNSGEGGEDPARYGTIRNSKIKQIASGRFGVTPAYLTSAEVLQIKVAQGAKPGEGGQLPGGKVNGLIARLRYSVPGVTLISPPPHHDIYSIEDLSQLIFDLKQVNPQAMVSVKLVSEPGVGTIAAGVAKAYADFITISGYDGGTAASPLSSIHHAGSPWELGLSEAHQALRVNDLRGKVRVQTDGGLKTGLDVVKAAILGAESFGFGSTPMIALGCKYLRICHLNNCATGVATQQDHLRQEHYIGEPQMLINFFTFIAEETREWLAALGVSSLKDLIGRTDLLEVLPGETEKHAHLDLSKLLESHPAAEGKAQYCEVQGNAPFDKGILAEKMVDEILPAIEAGTGGEYSFTIGNCDRSIGARLSGEIAKRYGNLSMEAHPVKVHLNGTAGQSLGVWNAGGLHISLEGDANDYVGKGMAGGRISIFPPKGSPFQTQNTAIIGNTCLYGATGGKLYAAGTAGERFAVRNSGAFAVIEGAGDHCCEYMTGGIVTVLGKVGHNFGAGMTGGFAYVLDLDNDFVDHYNHELIELNRISTEAMEEHKAFLGRILDEHIKETGSAWAYKIRHEFDFYSRKFWLVKPKAANLQTLLKTTQADPQ
- the aroB gene encoding 3-dehydroquinate synthase, whose product is MQTLYVELGERRYPIFIGSDLDPQALLAPYIHGKQVMIVSNTTVAPLYLQHYQTAIAALDKHVATCILPDGEKYKDSQHLNLIFDALLEAGFNRDCTVLALGGGVIGDMAGFASACFQRGVYFIQVPTTLLSQVDSSVGGKTGINHPQGKNMIGAFQQPQVVLADMSQLSTLPDRELAAGLAEVIKYALLGDESFLLWLEENMDALVSRDEKLLAEAVYRSCAHKARIVANDEKEQGERALLNLGHTFGHAIESYLGYGVWLHGEAVATGMVMAADLSQRMGWISQEDLERTKKIISRAKLPVVCPKIPLDDFLAYMAHDKKVLNGQLRLVLLKQLGEAVITRDFDLELMKQAILASQA
- the aroK gene encoding shikimate kinase AroK encodes the protein MPSKEFETLPNLYLVGPMGAGKTTVGRHLAELLGREFLDSDHEIERKTGATIPWIFEKEGEQGFRDRETAVINELTSRPHLVLATGGGAITQVLNRDYLKQRGIVVYLYTPVEIQLQRTYRDKNRPLLQVENPEQKLRDLLAVRDPLYREVAHHIIETNQGAARDLAQRILNLITSKN
- the pilQ gene encoding type IV pilus secretin PilQ encodes the protein MNKSIKEFIFGDVNTMNRVFRQFSMGAVAIAVMQAASAQVSMTNVVPMQLPGQGTEIRVMFNGLPPQPQAYQLESPSRLILDFDKAQQNLKQSKIPVATREASSVEVTSDAQRARLTVNLTDAGAFTTRVEGNTFILKINSATPVAIAQPVQQQSAQGISNIGFQRGAQGEGQVVIDLLGNNTPVDVQQQGTKVIVRTLGSKIPAHLTRRLNVTDFATPVSSVDAVNQNGSGVITIQSAESYEYMAYQTDNKLTISLKRPEAKSPLRPKTVAYTGKKISLDFQDIEVRRVLQLLADFTDINMVAADSVQGNITLRLKEVPWDQALDIVLKTKNLDKRRNGNVIWIAPVTELIKAEEEEAKAIKQSVALAPIQTEYMQLSYAKAADIEKLITQNKGASSSGSSSNTTNNDERESLLSSRGSVSIDARTNTIIVNDTQLFIDKIRNMVDLLDVQVKQVMVEARIVRATTDFTKEMGVKWGILSQGITNNDSLLVGGSDTTLWDLRDPQESDLGGYTYEIQRPQNLNVDLGVTSPGASRIAFGLISLSDFMLDLELSALQADGYGEVISTPKVLTADKQKATVASGSQIPYQSAEGGGANAVSTTEFIDATLSLDVTPSITPDGKVQMELNITSDSPGNPTPTGQLTINKNQINTNVLVDNGETVVLGGIFEQETRNAQTKVPFLGDIPYVGRLFRKDLKSDNKRELLIFVTPRIVNDSVSRNH
- a CDS encoding pilus assembly protein PilP encodes the protein MKNIKITSALTLGFLLLGCDSRIDAVNQEMANIRNQPPLPIEPAPDFMPVETFSYAAHQIKSPFLPSSLAAELKIMAGKRVYPNLSRQLQPLESYPLETLTMKGSMRNQAGQILALIQTPDGEVERIQRGSYMGLNHGRVVGITPTQIDLIEIIPDGREGYVERPRSLVLIGPAP
- a CDS encoding type IV pilus inner membrane component PilO; the encoded protein is MSNEEFDEFSQDVVAVPKNKMTVEKFFQQFNTLDPNNYGSWPLSVKITCWIFIAALAFAVIYFVMIRSTIESISQASAQEQNLLNEFREKESKLRNLQQYQIQLQEMEARFNQQLEQLPKETEIPGLVEDINLSGVNSGLKFKNIRLEPEIKQEFFIEQPIAIEATGDYHAFGSFVSSIAGLSRIVTLHDFTITGTENKEKKSEIPVIDYVVKAKTYRYVGNAESAAANSTTQGAQ